One Fusobacterium nucleatum genomic window carries:
- the lpxB gene encoding lipid-A-disaccharide synthase, which translates to MKFFVSTGEASGDLHLSYLVKSVKARYKNIDFVGVAGEKSQKEGVEILQDINELAIMGFTEVLKKYKFLKQKAYEYLQYIKDNQIKNVILVDYGGFNVKFLELLKNEIKDIKIFYYIPPKVWIWGEKRVEKLRLADYIMVIFPWEVDFYKKHNINAIYFGNPFTDFYKKVERTGNKILLLPGSRRQEIKAMLPVFEEIINDLKEDKFILKLNSIQDLKYTENFKKYDNVEIIIDKKLKDIVSDCKLSVATSGTITLELALLGLPSIVVYKTTFINYLIGKYILKIGYISLPNLVLNNEIFPELIQKDCEAKNIEKHMKKILENLPEIEGKIENMRKKVEGKAVVESYADFLVKEGK; encoded by the coding sequence ATGAAATTTTTTGTTTCAACAGGAGAGGCTTCTGGAGATTTACATTTGTCTTATTTAGTAAAAAGTGTAAAAGCAAGATATAAAAATATAGATTTTGTTGGAGTAGCAGGGGAAAAATCTCAAAAAGAGGGAGTAGAGATACTTCAAGATATAAATGAACTTGCTATTATGGGTTTTACTGAAGTCTTAAAAAAATATAAATTTCTAAAACAAAAAGCCTATGAATATTTACAATATATTAAAGATAATCAAATAAAAAATGTTATTTTAGTTGACTATGGAGGCTTTAATGTAAAGTTTTTAGAGCTTTTAAAAAATGAAATTAAAGATATAAAGATTTTTTACTATATCCCCCCAAAAGTTTGGATATGGGGAGAAAAAAGAGTTGAAAAATTAAGACTTGCAGACTATATAATGGTTATATTTCCTTGGGAAGTAGATTTCTATAAGAAACATAATATAAATGCTATCTATTTTGGAAATCCTTTTACAGATTTTTATAAAAAAGTTGAAAGAACTGGAAATAAAATTTTATTACTTCCTGGAAGTAGAAGACAGGAAATAAAAGCTATGTTACCAGTTTTTGAAGAAATTATAAATGATTTAAAAGAAGATAAATTTATTTTAAAATTAAATTCAATTCAAGATTTAAAATATACAGAAAATTTTAAAAAATATGATAATGTTGAAATTATTATTGATAAAAAATTAAAAGATATAGTTTCTGATTGTAAACTTTCGGTTGCAACTTCTGGAACAATTACACTTGAATTAGCACTTTTAGGATTACCTAGTATAGTTGTGTATAAAACAACATTTATAAATTATTTGATAGGAAAATATATTTTAAAAATAGGTTATATATCTTTACCAAACTTAGTTTTAAATAATGAAATTTTCCCAGAACTTATTCAAAAAGATTGTGAAGCTAAAAATATTGAAAAGCATATGAAAAAGATTTTGGAGAATTTACCAGAAATTGAAGGAAAAATTGAAAATATGAGAAAAAAAGTGGAAGGAAAAGCTGTTGTAGAAAGTTATGCAGATTTTCTTGTTAAGGAAGGAAAATGA